The genomic region TGAGCTCCTCCGCCAGGTCCGTCAGGGTGCGTCCTTGTTTCATCTTCTCAATCCTCCGATGCAGTCAAATTGGGGCGGCGTGGACTTGCTCCCCGGTCCGGGCGAGCCGCCTCCCCGAGACACCGTAACCGATGCCGTGAAAGCCGCGCACACCGGCGTGCGCTGGCGCAACCCTTCTGGCCGGCTTCTCGGGAGCGGCCTAGGCTGGGGGAGCGGCGCAACTGCAGGCCGCGCAAGACCACAGGTTAGGAGGAGCGTACTGTGCGCATCAAGCCATACGGGCGGCACTGGGCCGTCTACGACGCCGGAGGGGACCTCGTCTGCCTGGCCGTCTACCGGAAGGGAGCGCGCGAGGTCGTACGGCGACTTTCGACGCGCACCGGGAACCCGGCGGCGTCCCGCCGGTGCAAGCGGCGCGGGCCGGCGAGACGCGCGGAAGCCGTACAGGCTCAGCCTGGGAAAGGAAGGGGAGATGGCGTATCCCACTGAGATCACTCTGGAGACGGGAGGCGTCGTCCGGGAGGGCGGCGCAGACCAGCAGGTGCAGGTGCGGGTCACCTGGGCGCTGGAGCGAGGCGACAGCCTGCCGACACTGGCGGATGAGCTGGCGGCAGACCTGGAGCGGGCGCACGCCGCCGTATGGCGACGCGTCCAGGGCGGCGAGCCCGAGCCGGTATCCGAGCGGCCGCGACTGGTGAAGACCGACTCGCCGCGAACTGAGAGCGAAGCCGAGTGCGAGGAGGTAGTCACCTGTCAATTAGACGATGAAGAGGTCAAGGCCGTGAGTCCTCCGGCGACCGCTCCGCAGGTCATCGCGCTGAGGTCGCATGCCTACCGGGCGGGAAAGAGCCGCGCGGAGCTGGACGCGCTGGCCGCCGACCGGTTCGCCAGGGATTCCGTGGAGCTTCTGACGAAGATTGAGGCGGCGGCGTTCCTGCTGTCCCTGCAGAGGGACGGGTGGTAACCGTCCGCCGCGCCCGTCGTCAGACGGGCATACCATTTCAGCCCGCTTTCCGAAAGGAGAGCGGGCCTTCTTGTACATGGCGTCTCAGTATTCTGTGGGAGGCAGTGGATCAGGATCTATCGTCCGGAGGCGGCTTTTCTGATGGCGAGCCGAGGACGCGCCGCAGCATTTGCAAGGTCTTCGTCGCGCTGATCTTCCGTTTCGTTGCTTCGCTCTTCGGACGGCCCTTCTTCCACCCGCCGCGTTTGCCGTTTTCCTGAGCCGCCCGTTGCTTCGCTGGAGTACGCGCTGAACCCATCCGCCGGGCCGTATCGGAATCGAGGGTGGGCTTTCGGGGCTGGTCGGCTGTTGGACTGTCGTCGGTGTGCATAGTCACAGCATCGCCTAAATTCGGCTGCCGGTCAATCAGAATGGCGCGTCGATAGTATCGACCGTCGTGGTATGTTCCTGCTCTTTGATTATGTCCGGTGTCTGCTCTTTGAAAATGTCCGCCTTGTGCTGCGTATTGCTGTCTACGAACCGGCAAAGAGGTAAGCGCTTTGCTTGGCTGTCAGCCCTTTCTTAGTGGACGCTTCTGGCTTTCCTGGCGTGTCTGTTGGATACTTCTCGGGCTGATATTCTGGAGAAGCTGCTCTCACAGCAGGCGTCGTGGGACGAGCTGGCAGAACCGTATACTCCAAGCGTCGTGTCCCGTCATAAAGACAAAGACGATGATCCGAGGTCGTACGCACGCTGATCGACTGTCCCGCCAAACTGCGCATGCGTGAGCGGGCAGTAATCTGTAAGACTTGCCCGCCAAAGCTAAGCGTGTGGTCTGCCTTGACGATCCGTGTATCTTGAAGACTGAAGTAGTAATCCCAGTCCGTATCCGCTTCCAGCGTCACCCAGGCGCTGTTAGGATCCATCGCTTCGATCGCAAAACGTTCATTAAACCGAGCGATGAACGTCGGCAGAAACGTATTGGCCGCTTCCAGGGTATCGACCTGCGCTAAACGCATCTCCTTAACCAATCGGTCTTGCAGCGTCTGCCAGAGCCGCTCGACGCGCCCTTTGGCCTGCGGGGAATGCGCCGCGATGCTTTCGACGCCCAGGTCGTGGAGCACCTTCTGGACGTGGCTCATGGGCGTAATCCCATCGAGATCATCCTCAATCGTCGCCTTCTTGGGAGAGCGCAGGATCGTGTGTTTGTCATGGTAATAGCTCATGGGCAAACCATGGAGCATGGCAATCTCCAGGAACATCGTCAGGTACGCCGCACATTCCGTCGGATGGAAGCGCAGGTGTAGCACCCGGTTGCTGGCGCGTCGGAAGCGGCTTGAGAGCACGGGCGGCCGCCTTGGGCGGTTCTCGCCGCTGTTGGAGGAGGCGCTGGAGTGTGGATCGACCGATCGCCACGCCATGCTCCTGGGCCAACACATCGCGGAGGTGGCAGACATTGAAGTCCGCCAGCACTCCGCCGGGTCCAGCCAGCTCCCAAATCTGATCGATCACTTCCGGAGCCAGAGTACGAGCAGGTTTGCGTCCTCGGTTGCCGTGGGCAATGCTGAGCAGCCCGTTGCTCTCAAAGGCAGACCTCAGGCGACGGATCTGGCGGTCGGTGACACCCAGGAGTTGTGCAGCGCGTATCGCAGTAATCGATCCGCTGATCAGGCGGGTGAGCACGTCGGCGCGACGCTGCTCCGGATCAGTCAAACTCAATGTCCCCATTCCTCCAGTATGCGGACATTTTCAAAGAGCAGAGAACACGGACATATTCAAGGAGCAGTAACACGCGTCGATAGTATCGACCGTCGTGGTATTGACACAATACCCAACGCTGTCTAGAGTGGAGGTACTAACAAGTAATCGCTCCGATATGAGTACTCGCTCCGCAATCGTTCGCGCAACCGGCCCCGGCACATTCGCCGGGCGCTACGTCCACTTCGACGGCTACCCTGCCGGCGTTGGCCAGGCCCTCTGGGACCTCTACCACGGCGAGTTCGACGGGGACCTCGACCGCATGCTCGAGGCCATCATCGACAAGCACCCGGCAGGCTGGTCGAGCATCGACGACTACCCCAAAAGCTGCTACTGCCACGACCGGGGCGAGACGCGCCGGCTCACCGTCACCCAGAGAAACGCCTACCGGCTGTGCTGCGAGTTCGTGTACGCGTTTGAGGCTCCCGAGCACGGCGCGCCGACCATGCGCATCCTGGCAGCCGACGACGGGCGCGGCAGGCCCCGGTGGGAGGCCCTGGCGGAAGTCGCCCTCGATGGTCGCGAGCCCGACTGGGCATCCATGCGCGGAACGGCTGCAAGCACCGAGCACGGCGACTGATCACGCGGGGCTAACAGCGCTACGACCTCGTACCGCCTCAAGAGTTGCCGTCCCCCTCTAGCCGGCAAAGTGAGGGGGATCATCGCGGCGAGCCGTAGCATCGTGTCCCCTAGACGTTTCCACGGGCGGCCTCGCCTCTATGGATGGATTGGCAGTGGCCGGAGCCGGTCGGCTCGGCGCAGCCGGACGATGGAGGCGGCACAGTAAGCCTGGCGCGCCGCAAGCGGATAGCGGGGAAGCAGAGGCCAACGGCCCGGCATCCGAGCTCGCGCGCGCCGGTGGAGCGCCTAACGAAGGCTGAGGCGGCGGCGCTGCTAGAGGGACGGGTGGGATCGTCCGTCGCCTGAGGGAGCAAACCATTCCAGCCCACGCGCCAAAAGGCGCGCGGGCCTTCTTTGGGATTCCAGCGTCGCATCAGTTCACTTGGTCCCAGAAAAAGACCCGCAAGCGGTCGGCCTGCGGGCTAGGATCGTGCTCAATACTCCTCAGGAAGGAGTAACGTGGTCATTGATCGGTCGGCCTCCGTGATGACCCACAGCCTGACGCCGCTGATCAGGACGTATGCGGAGAGAAGGCGGATACCGGCGCTTACGGCGGCGTCGTTGGCAGCCCGGTCGTCTTCGCAGATGTCGCCCCAGTCGCCCGACCGGTGGCGCTCCAGGAACTCCTCAAGCGTCTGCTCCACCCGCTCGACGGCCCGGATCGCCGCCGGCGTGGCTACGACCTGCCCCAGGGGAAACGGCGTGATACGTTCCATGGTGCTGATCCTCCCGTTATGCCGTCTCCGGACGAACAGGATCGATCCGTCGGAACCCGGAAGCCTCAGCGTCGTATTGGAGGAACCCGGCCCGGCCTTCCAGCAGGATCAAGTTCTCCGGAACAGCGATGGTGGCTCGGTGGGCGCGAAGTCCCTGTTCCGACAGGAACCCGGTGACTTCCCGCCACAGGCTAAGCCAGGCGGAACGGACGTTGCTCCAATCCGTGGACAGGGGGACACCGTGCAGGAGGACGATCGGGCCGGCGCTGATCCGGCAGTAAAGCACAGAGCCAGGCTCTGAGTGCTGCATGCAGGCGACGAGCAGGCGGTCCGTCCGCATGCCGCAGGACGTACTTCCCGGCTCGATCAGCAGGGCGGCGAGAACTGGCCTGGACGGATCGACCGCTTGCGCCCAATCCTCCAGTTAGCAGTAACCGACGAATATGCACTGTTCGCTCGACTGAGTTCGTAACCGAGTCATCATCAAACTCCTCTCAAGGTTAGTGAAGGCTCTGGCGACCGACGGAAGCCGATCTCCGTGCCAGCGTAACGCCATGGCAATCGGGGCGCAAGGCGACTTTCCCGCTCGCAAGGCCCACTCTTGTCCAATCATAAATTTCGGTTAAAGTGGATGAAAGGATGGGTGACAGCCTTTAATTTATATATCTTTACAACGATGCAGCCCCTGGAGAAGATTACGCCGGCACACATGGTGCACGTAGAGCGCTATCCCTGGTTTGTCGCCGCCGTGCAAGTGGCCAAGGCCGACGGAAGCTACCCCGCTCTCGAAATATCGCTCGAACGGTTCGATGACGACCCTTTCGGCCTATACGCTTGTCTCTGGTATGCAGGGAGCGAGGGCGTTCGCGTGGTGTTTGTTGCTCTCAATGCAGGCAAAGGAGAGTAGTGTCGGATGGCTCAGCTCCCTGAGTTTGTTTCCGTAGCGGCCGTACGCCGGTGCGTTGAATCTCGTTGCGGGCGCCGTCGTTTTCAGCTCTACTGGAGGAAACGATTCGCCGGGCGGAGTCTGGCAGAAGGAAGCCCTGCGAACGACAACGACCGAGCCTGCTGTCCGAGGCCGCCGCTACGCCGGCGGTCTTTTGTTATGTCAAGAAGCGTCTTTCCCGCGCGCAAGCCTGCTGGAGAAGACACGTGGATCGGCCCACGCTGGCAGGGACGACCGAGAAACGTATGCACGAGAACCACTAACCATGAGGAAAGGAGGCAGGATGGAGAGCCCGCACGGGTTTCGAGAGAACGACCAGCAAAGCCAACCAGGCGAGTGGCGCGTTCACAACCGCATCGCCGCGATCATGGCGCACACGACGCGGTACGCCTTCAAGGGGCAGGTCAGGCTGTCGAGGGACGCCCGCGTCTCCGAGGCGTCGATCAGCCGCCTGGTCAACGGGTGCTCGCACCCGTCGTACCGCCTTGTCTACGCGGTGACACGGGCGCTGGAGAAGGCATTGGGACGTCCGTTGTCGCCGAACGAGGTCGTCTCCTACAGCGGCTCCTATCCGACGCCGTCCGTGTGCCGCCTGGCCGGCTGCTCGGGCTGCATGCCGGACGCAGCCTACGACGGGGACGAGCGCCTGCGACCTGAGTTCCGGGGGGTGAGGCCTGGCGACTGGTCTCTCCCCGGCAGTGTCCATTCCGCCAATCCCTTACAAGCATCCGCGATAAATCACAAGGAGGAACAATGACCACTTCTACGCTTGCCTCTTCAGACGCCGGCGGCTCTGACGAGCCGAAGATCCTGCGCCGGCTCCGAGAAAAGCTTCTCGCCCTGAGCTACCCTGAGTTCCAGAGATGCCTCCAGCATCTGCTGGAGGCAATGGGGTACGCGGACGTTGCCGCGACCGGCCGCATCCGGAGGCGCGGCCGCAACCTGGACGGCGGCGTCGACCTGGTGGCTTGGCTGCAGGCGGGCGTGACGCGGTTCCGGATCGTCGCGCAGGCCAAGCAGCTGACAGAGCCTGTGCAGAAGCGCAGCGTGGACGAGCTGCGCGGGGCGGCGCTGCGGCTGGACGCCCGGCAGGGGCTGATCATGACGACCGCCGGCGTCTCGCCGGTCGCCCGCGCCGCAGCAGCGTCTGTTCCTACTACGCCGATCCGGCTGATCGACGGCACGGAGCTTGCGGAACTGATGGTCCGGTATAGCGTCGGAGTGATCCGCGACGAACACGGGATCGCCTTGGACGAAGACTACTGGCGGAGACTGTCTCCCTTTCCGCAGCCGCCGGCCTCTGATCGCAGTCTGGGCAAAGCCGCGCAGCCTGCTCCCGACACTTGGGAAGGCGGCACATCTTTGGATGAGCCAGATGCAGCACCCGCGCTACGCGTACATATAACCGTTGCGCTGGTAAAGACGGATGACCACAAGCGCAGAAAAGAGCGATGATGGGGCGCTCGCACGCCCTCGCCGGCGTCGGCTCCCTGTGGCTGCTAGCCGCAGTTCCGAATGGCCTCTCGGGAGATGGCCTGCTCGACAATGTCGCTGTACTCGCGGCTGTGGCGGCGCTTGGCGCACTGCTTCCGGACCTGGACGCCTCCCGGTCCAAGCTGTCTTCCTGGGAGGTCGCCGGCGTGCGCCCGCTGGTCCCGCTGGCGGCGCTCGTGCATAGCGCCTGGGGGCATCGCGGACCGCTGCACTCTCTCTACGGGCTCACCCTGATCGCCTGTGTCGGCGGCATGCTCGCTCCAGCCTTGGGATGGCGTCCGGCAGCGGCCCTGACGCTTGGATTCGCGAGCCACCTGGCTGCCGACGCGTGCACTCGCACCGGCATACCGTTCCTTCCCTGGCGCAAGCGCCGCTACTGGCTTCTGCCGTCGCGACTGCGCCTCTCCACCGGCTCTTCGGCCGAGGACGCGCTTTTGCCGCTGCTGGCCCTGGCGGCGCTGTCGCTCCTACTCGTCCACGCCAGGGTGTAGCCCACACGACCTTCCGAACCATAAACGAACCGCCATGGCCGAACGCCGTTATTCCCACCGACTGCCTAGGTCTGTCCGCCACTCTTCCAGCCAGGATCAGCGCCAGTCCGTCCCCCACAACCAGCGGCTTGCCCTCTTCCTCCATCTCGCGCGGATATTGCTGCGGCTTGCCCGCCGGATCCCGTGGTCCCGCCTCTGCGGGCAGGACAAACCTTCTGCAATAGAAGCCGCACAGATGCTGGAGGAGGCTCTCATCGCAATCCCAACGCCGTCCGGCAAAGGACGCGGGCGCCGCTCCACTGGGTTGCCGCCATTATAGATATCATCTTAGCATCCGCCTATGGACAGAAGCGAGACCAAAGCCCAATCAGCATGGGAGACGGCTCCGTTCGTCATCGAACACTTGAGGCTGGATCGGAAGCCGGACGGCAGTTTCCGGCCAAGCGCCAGCATCTTGATGACGCCGGTGTTCCGGACATCTGGGCTGCTGGCCTCGTTGCCAGCGGAAGAGGTGAAGAGCCTAATTCTTCTGTTGAGTTTCGTCACGCCTAACGGTCGATGCCTTCCCTCTGTTCAGGAAATGGCCGCAGCAATGGGTGTGTCCGAGGGCAAAGTACGCGCTCGTATGGAGCGTTTGGCATGTACGCAGTGGGTAGGGCATGCACTTGTGCATGAGATCAAGCGTCCAACTGGCATGGACGCATATGCGCCTGCGCCGGAAATTCTCGCTGACGTTTCTTGGGAGCCAGATGACATACCCACTCCGCCAGTCGGGCCCAATGGGCATTTAGAGCATGGCGTCCGGGATGCAATAATTGCGCACTCACGCCATCACTATACGAAGCCTCGGGCAGAAGTGGAGCGTGAAATCGCCGAGTTCTATGGGTGGGCATTGCCTGATGGTTCGCAGGATGCCCAGTCATCATCTCCAAAACAGAGGATTGGCTTGGAAGACCCGGAACGCGCTCGCATACGCCGGCTTCTGTTTGGCGTCGGTATCGGTGGCGATCAGGCGGAGGCACTTATGGATGAATATCCAACAGAGCGTATATTGAGGCAGATCGAGTGGTTGCCGCATCGAAACGCGCGCGATCGGGGACGGTTGCTAGTTGCAGCTATCGAAGCGGACTATGAGGCGCCATCATTGCTACGGAAATGATATCCGCAGCATAGTTCGGACTCGGACTGTCACAGTCGATTGCGTCTATGATATCGGCATCCCTGGTGTCATGTCGCCGTTATTAACGGCGCCTTCCCCCCGTGCGACCTGCGTTGCCTTCGCGCAAGCGGGCTCGCGTTAGGGGTTGGCGCGGGATACTGTATGCCCGTACCCTGGGCATTTTCGATCATGGGGAGCCACGAGAGGATTGCGTCGGCGAAAAGCTTCCAACTTACTCCAGGAAAGTCCACCAAATTGTACACGCGCGCAGCACTCCGCAGGGGGGCTTTGTGCAGCAGAGTAGGGAGTCCAGTCTTCACCGGTAACGGTGTGCGTTGGACTCCTTACTTTTTTGCGCGCAGAGGTGAAAAGGCCTTGCGCGCAACTTCCGGTCGGATATCGGCTGTCACCCAAACGATGAATTTGTGCAGGCTTGTTTTGGAGGCCATTCTTTCTCAAAATATTCTAGAGCCTGTTATGGACTTTTTTCGCATTAATTAGCATCGTCTGCTTGCTGGCTTGGTACACCCGGCTCATGTGATATTATGTGCACATGACCTCCCGAAAAAGCTATACTTCCGATGTGTCCGACGATGAGTGGGCATTTGTGGCGCCCTATTTGACGCTGATGAATACTGAAGCCCCGCAACGAGATTACAGTCTGCGCGAAGTCTTTGATGGTTTGCGATGGATCGTACGCGCCGGAGCGCAGTGGCGGCTCATGCCCCATGACCTGCCGCCCTGGCATACCGTCTACCAGCAGACGCGACGCTGGATCCACGCCGGCGTCTTCGAACATATCGCCCACGACCTGCGCGCCGTGTTGCGACTGGCCGAAGGACGAAACGCTCAGCCCAGCGCCGCGATTTATGACGGACAGACGATTCAATCGACGCCCGAGAGCGGAGAGCGCGCCGGATACGATGGAGCTAAGAAGCGCAAAGGCAGTAAAATCCACATTGCCGTTGATACGCTGGGGCACCTTTTGGCGTTGCTAGTGACACCCGCCAATGAACAGGAGCGGGCGCAAGTTTCCGAGTTGACCCAGGCGGTCCAAGAAGCCACGGGCGGCAGCGTGGAGCTTGCTTACGTCGATCAAGGCTACACGGGTGACGCCGCCGCCGAGGCCGCCCAAGAGCACGGCGTGACGCTCCAGGTGGTCAAGCTTTCGGAAGCCAAGCGCGGTTTCGTGCTGCTGCCTCGGCGCTGGGTGGTCGAGCGATCCTTTGCCTGGAAGTCGCGTTTCCGGCGGCTGGTGCGAGATTACGAGCGGTTGCCTGAGACGGTCAAAGGATTACATTATTTGTCCTTCGTCATATTAATGCTCGCCAAATATGCAGTGATTATGAAAAGTGCATAACAGCTTCTAGCTGTACGTAGCAGCGCTTCTATATCCGCCAGCGCGATACGTATCAAGCCCAAGCGGGTTCGAAGTCGGTCAATGCCGCCGATCCAGCGCAGCCTGGGCTCGCTGAAATGTCTCCTCGCTGATGACCGCCTCGTGCTGTCCTCGGGCTAAGCCTTCTCCACTTTCCACCAGGCCTGCGTACCAGGGGTTCCTGAAGAGGTAGAGCATTGACGTCGGTCCCAGCGGCCCGCCCCTCGTGCCGGAGAGCCCCTTCGCCGCCATTATCCTTGCGATCTCACGGACGGAGTGCCGCCCTCCGCCAACAAGCTCGAAGGCCTCTCTGATCAGCGCGGCCTTGGCGGGGTCCAACACAGGCCTGCCGTTCACGGCGGTATAGCCGTTGGGCATCACCCGGACCGCGCCGCCTTCCGCCTCCTTGCGGCGCATGGCGTCCTTGGCCTTCTTGGTCCAGCCGCGCTGACGCGCCCGCTTGTACTCGTCCCTGATTTGTTGCTCTGTGGTGTTCATGTCGCCATTATTAACGGTAGGGATGCTCCGCGCGACCTGCGTTGCTTTCGCGCAACCGGGCTCGCGCCGGGCGGTTGTGGGGGATACTGTATTCCCGTACCTTGAGCATTGTCGATCATGGGAAGCCACGAGAGGATTGCTTCGGCGAAAAGCTTCCAACTTACTCCAGGAAAGTCCACCCGACCCGCGTCTCAATCCACAGGAACCCATAAAGAACCGCCATGGCCGAACGCCATTATTCCCAAGGATTGTTGAGGTCCGCCTATCTATCGTCCAATCAGGACCACCGACAGTCCGTTCCGCGCAACCAGCAACTCGCCCTCTTCCTCCATCTCGCACGGATACTTCTGCGGCTCGCCCGGCGCATTCCGTGGTCCCGCCTTTGCGAACACGACGAAGCGTCTGCAATGGAAGCCACCGAGATCCTGAAGGAGGCGCTTAGCGCCGCTCCGGCGCCGCCAGGTAAGTGACGCGGCCCTCTCTCCACTGATTGGCGCCATCGTAGATATATCTCAGCATTCGCCCATGGACAGCAGCGAGACTCAATCTCAATCAGCATGGGAGACGGCACCGTTCGTCGTCGAGCACCTGAGGCTGGACAGGAAGCCGGACGGTAGTTTCCGACCGGCTGCCAGCATCTTGATGACTCCGGCGCTGCGGACGTCCGGACTGCTGGCTTCGTTGCCAGCGGAAGAGGTGAAGAGCCTGATTTTTCTGCTGAGCTTCGTCACTCCCAACGGTCGATGCCTTCCTTCAGTCCAGGAAATGGCCTTAGCAATGGGAGTGTCCGAGAACAAAATGCGTGCTCGGATGAACCGCTTGACGGATACACAGTGGCTGGGAAAGGCGCTTGTGCATGAGATCAAGCGTCCGACAGGCATGGACGCATACGCCCTATCCCCGGAAATTCTCGCTGAAGCTCCTTGGCAGCCGGATGACATGCAAAACCTGCAAGTCGAGCCTGATGGGCGTTTAGTGCATAGCGTCCGAGATGCCATAGTTGCGCACTCGCGGGAGCGATATACGAAGCCTCGGGCAGACGTGGAGCGGGAGATCGCAGAGTTCTACGGGTGGAGGCGTAGTGAATACGCCGAGAAGGAAGAAACGTCCGAGATAGCGGCGAAGGCAGATCCCCAAAGGGATGATCTGCGGCGCAGGTTGTTTGCCGTCGGCGTGGGGGGAAGCCAGGCTGAAGAACTGCTTGACGCCTACCCAGCGGATCAGATCCATCGGCAACTTGACTGGCTGCCATACAGAAACGCCAGGAACCGTTCGGGGCTTCTCTTGGCGGCGATTGAGCAGGACTATGCTGAGCCAAGAGCCATGAGAACGTAATGCAACAGTAATTGGCTGCATGCCCCTCACACTCCGCTATTGCAAGGTGAAGGGCATGACCGTTCCTAGTGATGTCTCAAAGCACGCGAGTTGAGTCTTTCGACGCATCGTTTACGCTTGAGGGTGATGCATGTTTGGCGTCAAGTTGCGTGACAGCATGAATGACTGGATCGTTTGTCGTGAAGCTGAATTTCGATTACGTCCTCGTTGTCTGGAAAAGTGCTGTCCCCCCTTCACTTTGATGGGATCGGTACGAAACCTCCATGCCCGACAAGAAAGTCCCAACACAAGTGGGGGTGATCGAGACCGACAAACGTATCACTTGTTACACCTGACCACTCAGCATTCGTAACGCCGACAGTGAAGGAGAGAAGAAGTAGCCGCCGCCCGTCGGAAGCACCCAGTCTTTTTCAGTCGTCAACGCGACGGACTGGGGAGTGCCGTTGGCATCCGGTATGACCGTCTGAAAGTGACGCGTGCGAGTACCGTCTGCATTGTTCACCTGGCCGATGATGGGGTCCACTCCGGCGCCCGGTTCCTTAAAGTCGGGGTTGTTGGCCCAGCACCGTGTCACGAACTCGAATTGCCGCTCGATCGACGTCTGGTACGCGAAGAACAGCAGGCCCCGATCGACGTTATCATCAACAGGGGAGGTCGGTGTCGAGGCCGATATGTCGCCGTACGGGATGCCTCGGCGCAGCAGCCGGTGCGTCTGCGTGTCAGGCTCGTTCAGCGTCGCGTTCGCCGGACAGCCTGGCGGTGTAGCTCCCGCCACCGCCCCGTATCCTCCGGTCTGGAGCGGCGTGTCGTCGCGCGGGTAGACCTTTCGGATGTGCGCGCTGAACGGGCACACTTGTCCAGCCGTGTCTCCAGGGGAGGGTGGGGCGAATTCGTCGGTGCACGAGAAGGGGTCTGACGGAGGGGCTGGAATATTCGCAGTCGCGCCTCCAAACTCAAAGTTGTTGTTGGCGCAGTCGTCGTTTCCGAGGGTAGAGTTATCCTGGTCCGGCTCTCGCAGAACCGGGGCGCCGCTTGCCCATCGCCCCACCAGACGCGACCCGACCAATGCGGGAGCGCTTCCGGTTGTAGGGTTGAGCACATTGTTGTTCGTTGCCGTTGTCTTGAGGAAGGCGTGGAAGCCGCCCACATCCTGGCGTAACCGCCTGAATACTAAGAATGATCCGTTTTTCGCCCATGTCGGGCCCGCTTCCGCGATCGGCCCGGGAATTGGATTGGGTCCATCCCAATCGGCGTTCGGCTGCGAATTCTGCTTCGGATATCCGAATACGAACTCGCCGGACCAGAGCAGGTCCTGTCCTGGCTTGCCTTGAGCGGGCGTACCCGGCTGGCCGTTTTGCGATGGCTGATCGCGTTTGGCGGGGTTCTGCCTCAATGTCAGCACATCTCG from Capsulimonas corticalis harbors:
- a CDS encoding restriction endonuclease, with product MTTSTLASSDAGGSDEPKILRRLREKLLALSYPEFQRCLQHLLEAMGYADVAATGRIRRRGRNLDGGVDLVAWLQAGVTRFRIVAQAKQLTEPVQKRSVDELRGAALRLDARQGLIMTTAGVSPVARAAAASVPTTPIRLIDGTELAELMVRYSVGVIRDEHGIALDEDYWRRLSPFPQPPASDRSLGKAAQPAPDTWEGGTSLDEPDAAPALRVHITVALVKTDDHKRRKER
- a CDS encoding metal-dependent hydrolase, which gives rise to MMGRSHALAGVGSLWLLAAVPNGLSGDGLLDNVAVLAAVAALGALLPDLDASRSKLSSWEVAGVRPLVPLAALVHSAWGHRGPLHSLYGLTLIACVGGMLAPALGWRPAAALTLGFASHLAADACTRTGIPFLPWRKRRYWLLPSRLRLSTGSSAEDALLPLLALAALSLLLVHARV
- a CDS encoding IS5 family transposase; protein product: MTSRKSYTSDVSDDEWAFVAPYLTLMNTEAPQRDYSLREVFDGLRWIVRAGAQWRLMPHDLPPWHTVYQQTRRWIHAGVFEHIAHDLRAVLRLAEGRNAQPSAAIYDGQTIQSTPESGERAGYDGAKKRKGSKIHIAVDTLGHLLALLVTPANEQERAQVSELTQAVQEATGGSVELAYVDQGYTGDAAAEAAQEHGVTLQVVKLSEAKRGFVLLPRRWVVERSFAWKSRFRRLVRDYERLPETVKGLHYLSFVILMLAKYAVIMKSA
- a CDS encoding recombinase family protein, yielding MNTTEQQIRDEYKRARQRGWTKKAKDAMRRKEAEGGAVRVMPNGYTAVNGRPVLDPAKAALIREAFELVGGGRHSVREIARIMAAKGLSGTRGGPLGPTSMLYLFRNPWYAGLVESGEGLARGQHEAVISEETFQRAQAALDRRH
- a CDS encoding Dyp-type peroxidase, whose amino-acid sequence is MPNLTAPARETPAPEPLVGLPNIPSHTAILPDEVASQPLEVDEIQGNILGGFNKDFQTFLFLEITDATNFQQWLASQLPYVATTAEVIAFNRLFKSIRHRRGHESIAVRSTWMNIAFTFQALSALEDVVPGLLDTDFKDQAFVEGLAERSHRLGDAPGSPDGWFVGGERAQPLVIVQIASDTREDLATEVNRIEDSIYAGHVADGKCLGSGARITFKQNGANLPGNLSGHEHFGFLDGISQPGIRGLLSSDPRDVLTLRQNPAKRDQPSQNGQPGTPAQGKPGQDLLWSGEFVFGYPKQNSQPNADWDGPNPIPGPIAEAGPTWAKNGSFLVFRRLRQDVGGFHAFLKTTATNNNVLNPTTGSAPALVGSRLVGRWASGAPVLREPDQDNSTLGNDDCANNNFEFGGATANIPAPPSDPFSCTDEFAPPSPGDTAGQVCPFSAHIRKVYPRDDTPLQTGGYGAVAGATPPGCPANATLNEPDTQTHRLLRRGIPYGDISASTPTSPVDDNVDRGLLFFAYQTSIERQFEFVTRCWANNPDFKEPGAGVDPIIGQVNNADGTRTRHFQTVIPDANGTPQSVALTTEKDWVLPTGGGYFFSPSLSALRMLSGQV